In Phaseolus vulgaris cultivar G19833 chromosome 10, P. vulgaris v2.0, whole genome shotgun sequence, a single genomic region encodes these proteins:
- the LOC137813816 gene encoding uncharacterized mitochondrial protein AtMg00810-like yields the protein MGYTQSMTDHSMFINSSEGSFTALLVYVDDIILAGNDKEEIARIKQALNHTFKIKDLGDLRYFLGLEVARSKEGIMVNQMKYALELLTDTSLLACKPASTPIDNHEKISSSGGIPFIDIQAYRRLIGRLMYLTNTRPDITFSVQQLSQFLVKPTISHYTTTIRILRYIKGAPSLGFFFSSNTFAHLKAFCHSDWDTRSDSRQSVTGFSVYLGNSLIS from the coding sequence atgggatatactcaatctatgacTGATCATTCCatgttcattaattcttctgaaggatcttttacagcattattggtgtatgtggatgatataatattggcaggaaatgataaagaagagattgctcGAATTAAACAAGCCTTGAATCACACATTCAAGATTAAGGATCTTGgggatttaagatattttcttggtctagaagtagcaagaagtaAAGAAGGAATAATGGTGAATCAAAtgaaatatgcattggaattgTTAACAGATACAAGTCTTTTAGCCTGCAAACCTGCATccactcctattgataatcatgaaAAAATTTCTTCTAGTGGAGGTATTCCTTTCATAGATATTCAAGCCTacagaagattgattggaagacttatgtatctcactaatacccgacctgacataacattttctgtgcaacaactttctcagtTTCTTGTTAAGCCTACAATTTCTCACTATACTACAACGATTAGAATTCTCAGATATATTAAAGGAGCTCCAAGTCTtggtttctttttctcttccaacACTTTTGCTCATCTAAAAGCCTTTTGTCATAGTGATTGGGACACCCgtagtgattcaagacaatcagtgactggttttagtgtgtatcttgggaattctctcatatcctag